A genomic segment from Streptosporangium roseum DSM 43021 encodes:
- the mreC gene encoding rod shape-determining protein MreC: MSLGLLLAAALVVMTVDHRAGDDSPFGPLRGAGTALFGTAESAGADVIRPVGQFFETMVGAPDAQRRIDALSAENQRLKRDLVAQSLDQRHSAELRRLLGVAGTAGYRIVPAQVIARRGTPGFEEAIELDVGSADGVRSEMTVLNGDGLVGRVVQVGTSTSTVVLLSDPASAAGARLEGSNEIGVVHGVGENGRLVRFRLLDSTAQIVPGRRILSFGSQRGVPYVAGVPIGVVERVEATPGELTRIAYARPYADLTALDVVGVVVQSPRRDPRDAVRPDGPRKSAPSPKPVPSPKPEALRGPGSAGRGI; encoded by the coding sequence ATGAGCCTAGGACTGCTGCTGGCCGCGGCGCTCGTGGTCATGACCGTGGACCATCGGGCGGGGGACGACTCTCCCTTCGGCCCTCTCCGCGGGGCCGGTACGGCTCTGTTCGGCACCGCCGAGAGCGCGGGGGCCGACGTCATCCGGCCGGTCGGCCAGTTCTTCGAGACGATGGTGGGCGCGCCCGACGCGCAGCGCCGCATCGACGCGCTGAGCGCGGAGAACCAGCGGCTCAAGCGTGACCTGGTGGCGCAGAGCCTGGACCAGCGGCACTCCGCCGAGCTGCGCCGGCTGCTGGGGGTCGCCGGGACCGCCGGATACAGGATCGTTCCCGCCCAGGTGATCGCCCGGCGTGGCACGCCCGGGTTCGAGGAGGCCATCGAGCTCGACGTGGGCAGCGCCGACGGGGTGCGCTCGGAGATGACCGTGCTGAACGGCGACGGCCTGGTGGGCCGGGTGGTCCAGGTGGGGACGTCCACCTCGACCGTGGTGCTGCTCAGCGATCCCGCCTCGGCGGCCGGGGCGCGGCTGGAGGGGAGCAACGAGATCGGGGTGGTGCACGGGGTCGGGGAGAACGGCCGCCTGGTCCGGTTCCGGCTGCTCGACTCGACCGCGCAGATCGTTCCGGGCCGCCGGATCCTGAGCTTCGGCTCCCAGCGTGGCGTGCCGTACGTGGCGGGGGTGCCGATCGGGGTGGTGGAGCGGGTGGAGGCCACGCCGGGGGAGCTGACCCGGATCGCCTACGCGCGGCCGTACGCCGACCTCACCGCGCTGGACGTGGTCGGTGTGGTGGTGCAGTCGCCGCGGCGCGACCCGCGTGACGCGGTGCGGCCCGACGGGCCGCGCAAGAGCGCTCCCTCGCCGAAGCCCGTCCCTTCGCCGAAGCCCGAAGCGTTGCGCGGGCCCGGCTCGGCGGGGAGGGGGATCTGA